Proteins co-encoded in one Nicotiana sylvestris chromosome 7, ASM39365v2, whole genome shotgun sequence genomic window:
- the LOC138873037 gene encoding uncharacterized protein, protein MVYQKDTLHAYHPTGNGQAESSNKSILNIMEKKLENAKGLWLKLLPEVLWAYRTTPKTSTGETLYSLVYGTDAVILVEVEEPSLRYSRERGSGNYESMRQDLNKAAKGRDMAYIRMVAQKQQAERYYNKKAKVRTLKVGDYVLKAKTQASMDPREGKPGTNWDDPYKITPTASKGSFQLEMMEGKLLPNN, encoded by the coding sequence ATGGTATATCAAAAGGATACTCTCCATGCATACCATCCCACGGGCAATGGGCAAGCTGAATCCTCCAACAAATCAATACTGAATATTATGGAGAAAAAGCTCGAGAATGCCAAGGGACTATGGCTGAAACTACTGCCGGAAgtgttatgggcataccgcacaacgCCAAAAACAAGCACAGGAGAGACGCTCTACTCACTAGTCTATGGGACTGATGCAGTAATACTAGTCGAGGTCGAAGAACCAAGTCTAAGGTACTCCCGTGAGAGAGGGTCCGGAAACTACGAGAGCATGAGGCAAGACCTCAATAAGGCTGCAAAAGGAAGAGACATGGCTTACATAAGGATGGTCGCCCAGAAACAACAAGCAGAGCGATACTACAACAAAAAAGCTAAGGTCAGAACACTCAAAGTCGGGGACTACGtactcaaggccaaaacacaagcgAGCATGGATCCACGGGAAGGAAAGCCAGGAACAAACTGGGACGACCCATACAAAATTACACCAACAGCAAGCAAAGGGTCATTTCAATTGGAAAtgatggaaggaaaactactaccaaacaactag
- the LOC138873036 gene encoding uncharacterized protein yields MGSLEFISAKERPLASDIQSLANRLVRFNILEPSRVFACVVAQSSLLGQIKARQFEDPHLAVLSETVLQGSAKEVSIGEDGVLRLQGRLCVHNIDGLRERILEEAHSSRYSIYPYDTKMYHDVRQYYWWQRMKKDIVELTKSAHFIPVMTTYSSERLAQIYIWDIFWLHGVPVSIISDRGF; encoded by the exons atgggtagcttggaaTTCATTTCAGCAAAGGAGAGGCCATTAGCTtcggacattcagtccttggctaatagACTTGTGAGGTTTAACATCTTAGAGCCCAGCCGAGTTTTTGcgtgtgttgttgctcagtcttcacttttggggcagatcaaggctcgacagtttgaggatccgcatttggcagttCTTAGTGAGACGGTGCTACAGGGTAGTGCCaaagaggtttctattggcgaggatggtgtctTGCGGctccagggtcgcctatgtgttcatAATAtcgatggcttgagggagaggattctagaggaggcacatagttcgcggtattctatttACCCATATgatacaaagatgtatcatgacgtgagacagtattattggtggcaacggatgaagaaagacatagttga gttgaccaagtcagcccACTTTATTCCAgtgatgactacttattcttcagagaggttggctcagatttacatttGGGATATATTctggttgcacggtgtgcctgtttccatcatatcagataggggCTTTTAG